In Piliocolobus tephrosceles isolate RC106 chromosome 5, ASM277652v3, whole genome shotgun sequence, a single genomic region encodes these proteins:
- the PGBD1 gene encoding piggyBac transposable element-derived protein 1 isoform X3, protein MAETQDAHQGTDNGTAGAGAVPDHPAQGAPALCEDISSGEWRGGSDSAGESRDRKWRHRTTGPVPHGSAHLQEKSPRDKAAVPVFNPVRSQTLVKTEEETAQALATEKWPHLSLARRNLCGNSAQKTVTSLSLMTEEIVTKDTLFNAKQETSEETEQSGEASGKPNRECAPQILCSTPIPTERTVTHLNTLKDRHPGDLWARMHISSLEYAAGDITRKGRRKDKARVSELLQGLSFSGDSDVEKDNEPEIQPAQKKLKVSCFPEKSWTKRDIKPNFPSWSALDSGLLNLKSEKLNPVELFELFFDDETFNLIVSETNNYASQKDVSLEVTVQEMRCVFGVLLLSGFMRHPRRGMYWEISDTNQNLVRDAIRRDRFELIFSNLHFADNGHLDQKDKFTKLRPLIKQMNKNFLLYAPLEEYYCFDKSMCECFDSEQFLNGKPVRIGYKIWCGTTTQGYLVWFEPYQEESTMKVDEDPDLGLGGNLVMNFADVLLERGQYPYHLCFDSFFTSIKLLSALKKKGVRATGTIRENRTEKCPLMNVEHMKKMKRGYFDFQVEENNEIILCRWYGDGIISLCSNAVGIEPVNEISCCDADDGEIPQISQPSIVKVYDECKEGVAKMDQIISKYRVRIRSKKWYSILVSYMIDVAMNNAWQLHRACNPGASLDPLDFRRFVAHFYLEHNADLSD, encoded by the exons ATGGCTGAGACCCAAGATGCACACCAAGGAACAGATAATGGAACTGCTGGTGCTGGAGCAGTTCCTGACCATCCTGCCCAAGGAGCTCCAGCCCTGTGTGAAGACATATCCTCTGGAGAGTGGAGAGGAGGCAGTGACAGTGCTGGAGAATCTAGAGACAGGAAGTGGAGACACAGGACAACAG GGCCTGTTCCCCACGGATCAGCTCATCTCCAGGAAAAAAGCCCCAGAGACAAGGCTGCAGTGCCTGTGTTTAACCCAGTCAGGTCCCAG acATTGGTGAAGACTGAGGAAGAAACAGCCCAGGCCCTTGCTACAGAGAAGTGGCCACATCTGAGTCTGGCTCGGAGGAACCTCTGTGGGAACTCAGCTCAGAAGACAGTTACAAGCCTCAGTCTGATGA CTGAAGAAATTGTAACTAAAGATACATTGTTTAATGCAAAGCAAGAAACTTCTGAAGAAACGGAACAAAgtggagaagcctcaggaaagcCCAACAG agagTGTGCACCCCAGATTCTTTGTAGTACTCCTATCCCTACTGAAAGGACAGTTACACATTTGAACACTCTGAAGGACCGTCACCCAGGTGATTTGTGGGCCCGGATGCACATCTCATCCTTGGAATATGCTGCAGGAGACATTACccgaaaagggagaagaaaagacaaagctCGAGTGAGTGAACTGCTCCAAGGTCTCTCATTCTCTGGTGACTCAGATGTGGAAAAAGATAATGAGCCTGAGATCCAGCCTGCTCAAAAGAAGTTAAAGGTGTCTTGTTTCCCAGAAAAGAGTTGGACCAAAAGAGACATTAAACCCAACTTTCCAAGCTGGTCAGCACTGGATTCTGGACTTTTGAATCTCAAGAGTGAAAAGTTGAACCCAGTAGagctttttgaattattttttgatgATGAAACATTCAACTTAATTGTCAGTGAAACCAATAATTATGCTTCTCAGAAAGATGTCAGCTTGGAAGTCACAGTTCAGGAAATGAGGTGTGTGTTTGGTGTCCTACTTTTGAGTGGATTTATGAGGCATCCTAGAAGGGGAATGTATTGGGAAATCTCTGACACCAATCAGAACCTGGTTAGAGATGCAATCAGAAGGGACAGATTTGAATTGATTTTCTCAAACCTGCACTTTGCAGATAATGGCCACCTAGATCAAAAAGATAAGTTTACAAAGTTGAGACCTCtcataaaacaaatgaataaaaatttcctCTTGTATGCTCCCCTGGAAGAATACTATTGCTTTGATAAGTCAATGTGTGAATGCTTTGATAGTGAACAATTCCTGAATGGAAAGCCTGTTAGAATTGGATATAAAATTTGGTGTGGTACAACCACACAGGGTTATCTGGTTTGGTTTGAGCCCTATCAAGAAGAATCAACTATGAAGGTAGATGAGGATCCTGACCTTGGGTTAGGTGGAAATCTAGTAATGAACTTCGCTGATGTTCTTTTAGAGAGAGGTCAGTATCCCTATCACCTGTGTTTTGATAGTTTCTTTACAAGTATCAAATTGTTGTCAGCCTTGAAGAAGAAAGGGGTGAGGGCAACAGGAACAATTCGTGAGAACAGGACCGAAAAATGTCCCCTTATGAATGtagaacatatgaaaaaaatgaagagagggTATTTTGATTTCCAAGTAGAAGAAAACAATGAGATAATTTTGTGTCGTTGGTATGGGGATGGCATTATCAGTCTGTGCTCCAATGCTGTGGGCATAGAACCAGTCAATGAGATAAGTTGTTGTGATGCTGATGATGGAGAAATCCCTCAGATAAGTCAACCGTCCATAGTAAAAGTGTATGATGAATGCAAGGAAGGTGTAGCTAAAATGGATCAAATTATTTCGAAGTATAGGGTGAGGATAAGAAGCAAGAAATGGTACTCAATTTTGGTGAGCTACATGATTGATGTAGCCATGAACAATGCATGGCAACTACACAGAGCCTGTAACCCAGGTGCTTCTCTAGACCCCTTGGATTTTCGGAGATTTGTTGCACATTTCTACTTGGAACACAATGCTGATCTGTCAGATTAA
- the PGBD1 gene encoding piggyBac transposable element-derived protein 1 isoform X1, whose amino-acid sequence MSTGDPKLSEALASKRNMYEALPGPVPENEDGLVKVKEEDPTWEQVCNSQEGSSHTQEICRLRFRQFCYQEAHGPREALAQLRELCHQWLRPKMHTKEQIMELLVLEQFLTILPKELQPCVKTYPLESGEEAVTVLENLETGSGDTGQQASVYIQGQDMCPVVTEYQGVSLECPSLQLLPGVTTLKCEPPQLPQENPQEVSGPVPHGSAHLQEKSPRDKAAVPVFNPVRSQTLVKTEEETAQALATEKWPHLSLARRNLCGNSAQKTVTSLSLMTEEIVTKDTLFNAKQETSEETEQSGEASGKPNRECAPQILCSTPIPTERTVTHLNTLKDRHPGDLWARMHISSLEYAAGDITRKGRRKDKARVSELLQGLSFSGDSDVEKDNEPEIQPAQKKLKVSCFPEKSWTKRDIKPNFPSWSALDSGLLNLKSEKLNPVELFELFFDDETFNLIVSETNNYASQKDVSLEVTVQEMRCVFGVLLLSGFMRHPRRGMYWEISDTNQNLVRDAIRRDRFELIFSNLHFADNGHLDQKDKFTKLRPLIKQMNKNFLLYAPLEEYYCFDKSMCECFDSEQFLNGKPVRIGYKIWCGTTTQGYLVWFEPYQEESTMKVDEDPDLGLGGNLVMNFADVLLERGQYPYHLCFDSFFTSIKLLSALKKKGVRATGTIRENRTEKCPLMNVEHMKKMKRGYFDFQVEENNEIILCRWYGDGIISLCSNAVGIEPVNEISCCDADDGEIPQISQPSIVKVYDECKEGVAKMDQIISKYRVRIRSKKWYSILVSYMIDVAMNNAWQLHRACNPGASLDPLDFRRFVAHFYLEHNADLSD is encoded by the exons ATGTCAACTGGAG ACCCCAAGCTAAGTGAAGCTTTAGCCTCTAAACGCAACATGTATGAAGCTTTGCCAGGCCCTGTTCCTGAAAATGAAGATGGCCTTGTGAAAGTGAAGGAGGAAGATCCCACCTGGGAGCAGGTGTGCAACTCACAGGAGGGCAGCTCCCACACTCAGGAGATTTGCCGCCTGCGCTTTCGGCAGTTCTGCTACCAGGAGGCTCATGGACCCCGGGAAGCTCTGGCCCAACTCCGAGAACTTTGTCATCAATGGCTGAGACCCAAGATGCACACCAAGGAACAGATAATGGAACTGCTGGTGCTGGAGCAGTTCCTGACCATCCTGCCCAAGGAGCTCCAGCCCTGTGTGAAGACATATCCTCTGGAGAGTGGAGAGGAGGCAGTGACAGTGCTGGAGAATCTAGAGACAGGAAGTGGAGACACAGGACAACAG GCCTCTGTCTATATTCAGGGACAGGACATGTGCCCAGTGGTGACAGAATATCAAGGAGTCTCTTTGGAGTGTCCGAGCCTCCAGCTCCTGCCTGGGGTAACCACTCTGAAGTGTGAACCTCCACAGCTTCCTCAAGAGAACCCCCAAGAAGTGAGTG GGCCTGTTCCCCACGGATCAGCTCATCTCCAGGAAAAAAGCCCCAGAGACAAGGCTGCAGTGCCTGTGTTTAACCCAGTCAGGTCCCAG acATTGGTGAAGACTGAGGAAGAAACAGCCCAGGCCCTTGCTACAGAGAAGTGGCCACATCTGAGTCTGGCTCGGAGGAACCTCTGTGGGAACTCAGCTCAGAAGACAGTTACAAGCCTCAGTCTGATGA CTGAAGAAATTGTAACTAAAGATACATTGTTTAATGCAAAGCAAGAAACTTCTGAAGAAACGGAACAAAgtggagaagcctcaggaaagcCCAACAG agagTGTGCACCCCAGATTCTTTGTAGTACTCCTATCCCTACTGAAAGGACAGTTACACATTTGAACACTCTGAAGGACCGTCACCCAGGTGATTTGTGGGCCCGGATGCACATCTCATCCTTGGAATATGCTGCAGGAGACATTACccgaaaagggagaagaaaagacaaagctCGAGTGAGTGAACTGCTCCAAGGTCTCTCATTCTCTGGTGACTCAGATGTGGAAAAAGATAATGAGCCTGAGATCCAGCCTGCTCAAAAGAAGTTAAAGGTGTCTTGTTTCCCAGAAAAGAGTTGGACCAAAAGAGACATTAAACCCAACTTTCCAAGCTGGTCAGCACTGGATTCTGGACTTTTGAATCTCAAGAGTGAAAAGTTGAACCCAGTAGagctttttgaattattttttgatgATGAAACATTCAACTTAATTGTCAGTGAAACCAATAATTATGCTTCTCAGAAAGATGTCAGCTTGGAAGTCACAGTTCAGGAAATGAGGTGTGTGTTTGGTGTCCTACTTTTGAGTGGATTTATGAGGCATCCTAGAAGGGGAATGTATTGGGAAATCTCTGACACCAATCAGAACCTGGTTAGAGATGCAATCAGAAGGGACAGATTTGAATTGATTTTCTCAAACCTGCACTTTGCAGATAATGGCCACCTAGATCAAAAAGATAAGTTTACAAAGTTGAGACCTCtcataaaacaaatgaataaaaatttcctCTTGTATGCTCCCCTGGAAGAATACTATTGCTTTGATAAGTCAATGTGTGAATGCTTTGATAGTGAACAATTCCTGAATGGAAAGCCTGTTAGAATTGGATATAAAATTTGGTGTGGTACAACCACACAGGGTTATCTGGTTTGGTTTGAGCCCTATCAAGAAGAATCAACTATGAAGGTAGATGAGGATCCTGACCTTGGGTTAGGTGGAAATCTAGTAATGAACTTCGCTGATGTTCTTTTAGAGAGAGGTCAGTATCCCTATCACCTGTGTTTTGATAGTTTCTTTACAAGTATCAAATTGTTGTCAGCCTTGAAGAAGAAAGGGGTGAGGGCAACAGGAACAATTCGTGAGAACAGGACCGAAAAATGTCCCCTTATGAATGtagaacatatgaaaaaaatgaagagagggTATTTTGATTTCCAAGTAGAAGAAAACAATGAGATAATTTTGTGTCGTTGGTATGGGGATGGCATTATCAGTCTGTGCTCCAATGCTGTGGGCATAGAACCAGTCAATGAGATAAGTTGTTGTGATGCTGATGATGGAGAAATCCCTCAGATAAGTCAACCGTCCATAGTAAAAGTGTATGATGAATGCAAGGAAGGTGTAGCTAAAATGGATCAAATTATTTCGAAGTATAGGGTGAGGATAAGAAGCAAGAAATGGTACTCAATTTTGGTGAGCTACATGATTGATGTAGCCATGAACAATGCATGGCAACTACACAGAGCCTGTAACCCAGGTGCTTCTCTAGACCCCTTGGATTTTCGGAGATTTGTTGCACATTTCTACTTGGAACACAATGCTGATCTGTCAGATTAA
- the ZSCAN26 gene encoding LOW QUALITY PROTEIN: zinc finger and SCAN domain-containing protein 26 (The sequence of the model RefSeq protein was modified relative to this genomic sequence to represent the inferred CDS: substituted 1 base at 1 genomic stop codon), protein MATALVSAHSLAPLNLKKEGLRVVREDHYSTWEQGFKLQGSSKGLGQEPLCKQFRQLRYEETTGPREALSRLRELCQQWLQPATHTKEQILELLVLVQFLTILPKELQAWVXEHHPESREDMVVVLEDLQLDLGETGQQVDPDQAKEQKLLVEEMAPLRGVQEQRVPPEREVTKPKKEKGEETRIENGKLVVVTDSCGRVESSGKISEPMEAHNEGSNLERQQPKPKEETEYKCSECGQGFIQHSDLIEHASTHTGKKLCESDACRSSSLTGHKKVLSREKGHQCHECGKAFQRSSHLVRHQKIHLGEKPYQCNECGKVFSQNAGLLEHLRIHTGEKPYLCIHCGKNFRRSSHLNRHQRIHSQEEPCECKECGKTFSQALLLTHHQRIHSHSKNHQCNECGKAFSLTSDLIRHHRIHTGEKPFKCNICQKAFRLNSHLAQHVRIHNEEKPYQCSECGEAFRQRSGLFQHQRYHHKDKLA, encoded by the exons ATGGCGACAGCACTGGTGAGTGCCCATTCCCTGGCTCCCCTGAATCTGAAGAAGGAGGGGCTTCGGGTAGTGAGGGAGGATCACTACTCTACTTGGGAACAGGGATTCAAGCTGCAAGGAAGCAGTAAAGGCCTTGGACAGGAGCCATTGTGCAAACAATTCAGGCAGTTGCGTTATGAAGAGACCACAGGACCTCGAGAAGCACTAAGTCGGCTCCGGGAGCTTTGTCAACAGTGGTTACAGCCGGCGACCCATACCAAGGAGCAGATCCTGGAGCTGCTGGTGCTGGTGCAGTTTCTGACCATCCTGCCTAAGGAGCTCCAGGCCTGGGTGTAGGAGCATCACCCAGAGAGCAGGGAGGACATGGTGGTGGTTCTGGAGGATTTGCAGCTGGATCTTGGAGAAACAGGACAACAGGTG GATCCAGACCAGGCAAAGGAACAAAAACTACTTGTGGAGGAGATGGCCCCTCTGAGAGGAGTGCAGGAACAGCGAGTTCCGCCTGAGCGTGAAGTTACAAAGCCCAAGAAAGAGAAGG GTGAGGAGACAAGGATTGAGAATGGGAAGCTTGTTGTAGTAACAGACTCTTGTGGAAGAGTAGAGTCATCTGGGAAAATATCTGAACCCATGGAGGCTCATAATGAGGGCTCTAACTTGGAAAGGCAGCAGCCCAAGCCCAAAGAGGAGACTGAGTATAAATGCTCAGAATGTGGGCAGGGATTCATCCAGCACTCAGACCTGATTGAACATGCGAGTACACACACAGGAAAGAAACTCTGCGAGTCTGATGCATGTCGGAGTTCCAGTCTTACAGGACATAAGAAAGTCCTTTCTAGAGAGAAAGGTCATCAGTGTCAtgagtgtgggaaagcctttcAGAGGAGTTCACACCTCGTCAGACATCAGAAAATCCATCTTGGTGAGAAGCCTTATCAGTGCAACGAGTGTGGCAAAGTCTTTAGCCAGAATGCAGGCCTTTTGGAACATCtcagaattcatactggagagaaaccttatctATGTATCCATTGTGGAAAAAATTTTAGGCGCAGTTCTCACCTTAATCGACACCAGAGAATTCACAGTCAGGAGGAGCCTTGTGAGTGCAAGGAGTGTGGAAAAACCTTTAGTCAGGCCCTACTCCTCACCCACCATCAGAGAATCCACAGTCACTCCAAAAACCATCAATGTAATGAGTGTGGAAAAGCCTTCAGTTTGACCTCAGACCTTATTCGACACCacagaattcatactggagaaaaacctttCAAGTGTAACATATGCCAGAAAGCCTTCCGACTAAACTCACACCTTGCTCAGCATGTAAGAATCCACAATGAAGAAAAACCCTATCAGTGTAGTGAATGTGGAGAAGCCTTCAGGCAAAGGTCAGGTCTTTTTCAACATCAGAGATATCACCACAAAGACAAACTGGCTTGA
- the PGBD1 gene encoding piggyBac transposable element-derived protein 1 isoform X2 encodes MYEALPGPVPENEDGLVKVKEEDPTWEQVCNSQEGSSHTQEICRLRFRQFCYQEAHGPREALAQLRELCHQWLRPKMHTKEQIMELLVLEQFLTILPKELQPCVKTYPLESGEEAVTVLENLETGSGDTGQQASVYIQGQDMCPVVTEYQGVSLECPSLQLLPGVTTLKCEPPQLPQENPQEVSGPVPHGSAHLQEKSPRDKAAVPVFNPVRSQTLVKTEEETAQALATEKWPHLSLARRNLCGNSAQKTVTSLSLMTEEIVTKDTLFNAKQETSEETEQSGEASGKPNRECAPQILCSTPIPTERTVTHLNTLKDRHPGDLWARMHISSLEYAAGDITRKGRRKDKARVSELLQGLSFSGDSDVEKDNEPEIQPAQKKLKVSCFPEKSWTKRDIKPNFPSWSALDSGLLNLKSEKLNPVELFELFFDDETFNLIVSETNNYASQKDVSLEVTVQEMRCVFGVLLLSGFMRHPRRGMYWEISDTNQNLVRDAIRRDRFELIFSNLHFADNGHLDQKDKFTKLRPLIKQMNKNFLLYAPLEEYYCFDKSMCECFDSEQFLNGKPVRIGYKIWCGTTTQGYLVWFEPYQEESTMKVDEDPDLGLGGNLVMNFADVLLERGQYPYHLCFDSFFTSIKLLSALKKKGVRATGTIRENRTEKCPLMNVEHMKKMKRGYFDFQVEENNEIILCRWYGDGIISLCSNAVGIEPVNEISCCDADDGEIPQISQPSIVKVYDECKEGVAKMDQIISKYRVRIRSKKWYSILVSYMIDVAMNNAWQLHRACNPGASLDPLDFRRFVAHFYLEHNADLSD; translated from the exons ATGTATGAAGCTTTGCCAGGCCCTGTTCCTGAAAATGAAGATGGCCTTGTGAAAGTGAAGGAGGAAGATCCCACCTGGGAGCAGGTGTGCAACTCACAGGAGGGCAGCTCCCACACTCAGGAGATTTGCCGCCTGCGCTTTCGGCAGTTCTGCTACCAGGAGGCTCATGGACCCCGGGAAGCTCTGGCCCAACTCCGAGAACTTTGTCATCAATGGCTGAGACCCAAGATGCACACCAAGGAACAGATAATGGAACTGCTGGTGCTGGAGCAGTTCCTGACCATCCTGCCCAAGGAGCTCCAGCCCTGTGTGAAGACATATCCTCTGGAGAGTGGAGAGGAGGCAGTGACAGTGCTGGAGAATCTAGAGACAGGAAGTGGAGACACAGGACAACAG GCCTCTGTCTATATTCAGGGACAGGACATGTGCCCAGTGGTGACAGAATATCAAGGAGTCTCTTTGGAGTGTCCGAGCCTCCAGCTCCTGCCTGGGGTAACCACTCTGAAGTGTGAACCTCCACAGCTTCCTCAAGAGAACCCCCAAGAAGTGAGTG GGCCTGTTCCCCACGGATCAGCTCATCTCCAGGAAAAAAGCCCCAGAGACAAGGCTGCAGTGCCTGTGTTTAACCCAGTCAGGTCCCAG acATTGGTGAAGACTGAGGAAGAAACAGCCCAGGCCCTTGCTACAGAGAAGTGGCCACATCTGAGTCTGGCTCGGAGGAACCTCTGTGGGAACTCAGCTCAGAAGACAGTTACAAGCCTCAGTCTGATGA CTGAAGAAATTGTAACTAAAGATACATTGTTTAATGCAAAGCAAGAAACTTCTGAAGAAACGGAACAAAgtggagaagcctcaggaaagcCCAACAG agagTGTGCACCCCAGATTCTTTGTAGTACTCCTATCCCTACTGAAAGGACAGTTACACATTTGAACACTCTGAAGGACCGTCACCCAGGTGATTTGTGGGCCCGGATGCACATCTCATCCTTGGAATATGCTGCAGGAGACATTACccgaaaagggagaagaaaagacaaagctCGAGTGAGTGAACTGCTCCAAGGTCTCTCATTCTCTGGTGACTCAGATGTGGAAAAAGATAATGAGCCTGAGATCCAGCCTGCTCAAAAGAAGTTAAAGGTGTCTTGTTTCCCAGAAAAGAGTTGGACCAAAAGAGACATTAAACCCAACTTTCCAAGCTGGTCAGCACTGGATTCTGGACTTTTGAATCTCAAGAGTGAAAAGTTGAACCCAGTAGagctttttgaattattttttgatgATGAAACATTCAACTTAATTGTCAGTGAAACCAATAATTATGCTTCTCAGAAAGATGTCAGCTTGGAAGTCACAGTTCAGGAAATGAGGTGTGTGTTTGGTGTCCTACTTTTGAGTGGATTTATGAGGCATCCTAGAAGGGGAATGTATTGGGAAATCTCTGACACCAATCAGAACCTGGTTAGAGATGCAATCAGAAGGGACAGATTTGAATTGATTTTCTCAAACCTGCACTTTGCAGATAATGGCCACCTAGATCAAAAAGATAAGTTTACAAAGTTGAGACCTCtcataaaacaaatgaataaaaatttcctCTTGTATGCTCCCCTGGAAGAATACTATTGCTTTGATAAGTCAATGTGTGAATGCTTTGATAGTGAACAATTCCTGAATGGAAAGCCTGTTAGAATTGGATATAAAATTTGGTGTGGTACAACCACACAGGGTTATCTGGTTTGGTTTGAGCCCTATCAAGAAGAATCAACTATGAAGGTAGATGAGGATCCTGACCTTGGGTTAGGTGGAAATCTAGTAATGAACTTCGCTGATGTTCTTTTAGAGAGAGGTCAGTATCCCTATCACCTGTGTTTTGATAGTTTCTTTACAAGTATCAAATTGTTGTCAGCCTTGAAGAAGAAAGGGGTGAGGGCAACAGGAACAATTCGTGAGAACAGGACCGAAAAATGTCCCCTTATGAATGtagaacatatgaaaaaaatgaagagagggTATTTTGATTTCCAAGTAGAAGAAAACAATGAGATAATTTTGTGTCGTTGGTATGGGGATGGCATTATCAGTCTGTGCTCCAATGCTGTGGGCATAGAACCAGTCAATGAGATAAGTTGTTGTGATGCTGATGATGGAGAAATCCCTCAGATAAGTCAACCGTCCATAGTAAAAGTGTATGATGAATGCAAGGAAGGTGTAGCTAAAATGGATCAAATTATTTCGAAGTATAGGGTGAGGATAAGAAGCAAGAAATGGTACTCAATTTTGGTGAGCTACATGATTGATGTAGCCATGAACAATGCATGGCAACTACACAGAGCCTGTAACCCAGGTGCTTCTCTAGACCCCTTGGATTTTCGGAGATTTGTTGCACATTTCTACTTGGAACACAATGCTGATCTGTCAGATTAA